Part of the Roseomonas sp. OT10 genome, ATCCATTGGTCCCGGGCAGCCGGGGTGGCGCCGGGTCGTAGAGCGCCGCATCGAGGCGCAAGCGGGTGATGCCGGTAACCTTGTGGCGGGTCAGGGAGGCCAGCAGTTCCAGGGCGGCGAAGCCGCTGTCACCGACGACAACGATATCCCGCCCAGGCAGCCATCGACGGGCCTGCACCACCAGCTGGCGTGCCCAGTCGGTGAGCTTCTTGTGCCGGAGGCCCCGCACCCGGCAGTACCGCTCCGAGGGCGCCAGTGCAGTGAGGAAGGGCAACGCCCAGACCCGCCCGGCCCAGGGGATCGGTGCCAGCAGCATCAGGCTAATCCAGCGTAGGCCAGAGGCCTTCACGAAGTGCCCGTGGCTGGAGTGCACCGGGTCGCGGCAGATGCCCATCGCCGAAATCCGCTTGCCGCGGCGGCGCTCGATGGTGTCGTCGATGCCCAGCACCACCGGCCCTCTCGGCGCAAAGGCCTCGATCAGGTGGCTCAGCAGGAGGCGCGACGCCGCCTGGGAACTCCAAGCCGCCCGGCTGAGCACTCGATGGTAGTTCACAAAGCGCCGTTCTCGCGCGAGCCCGGTGACACGGAGCAGGCTCGTCACCGTGCGCTTGCCCGGCGCCAGAATGGTCCCGATCAGCAGCACCTCCGCGCAACGCCAACTCCGCTGGAAAAAGAGGGGCGCAAAGCTCAGGATCACCGCGGCGAAGCGGGTCGGCAGGCAGAGCATGGCGGCGTCTCTTGGCGGGGACGCGACCACCTTACCCAGTCAACCCGCTCCGCCGCCTCTCCTCAGCTCAAATGGCCAAAGTCGAGCTTAGGCGGTTGAAGCATCGCTCGATGCGGTTGCGCTGGCTGTAGAGGACGGTGTCGTGCGGGATGGCGATCTTGCGGGACCGGTTGGATGGGATGACGGCCGTCGCATTCATGCCTGCGATGAGGCCGCGTAGCGCATTGCTGTTCCCCCACCGGGGCCCCTTGGCCGGCCCCGGCCTCCCATGGCTGCCGTCAGCCCATCGCGCCGACCGCGTCAGCGAGGCGGCAGCCCCCAGACGTCCTCGGCGTATTCCCGGATCGTCCGGTCCGAGGAGAACCAGGCGACGTGGCTGGTGTTCAGCACCGCGCTGCGCCACCAGGCGGCCGGGTTGGTCCAGCGTGCCGCCACCTCGCGCTGGGCGGCGTAGTAGGCGTCGAAGTCGGCCGTGACGAGGAAGCTGTCATGGTCCAGCAGCCCGGCCACCAGCCCGCGGTAACGCGCCGGCTCCTCCGGCGAGAAGACGCCCGAGGCGACCGCGTCCAGCACGCCCTCGAGCGCGGGCGAGGCCGCCACGGCAGCCCGGGCGTCGAAGCCCTTGCGCCGACGCTCGCCCGCCTCGGCCGCGGTCAGGCCGAAGATGAAGATGTTCTCCTGGCCGACGCGCTCCAGGATCTCGACGTTGGCGCCGTCCAGCGTGCCGATGGTCAGCGCGCCGTTCAGGGCGAACTTCATGTTGCCGGTGCCGGAGGCCTCCATGCCGGCGGTGGAAATCTGCTCCGACAGGTCGGCGGCCGGGATGATCGATTCCGCCAGCGAGACGTTGTAGTTCGGCAGAAAGGCGACCTTCAGCAGCCCGCGCACGGTGGGATCGCTGTTGATGACGCGGGCGACGTCATTGGCCAGGCGGATGATCAGCTTCGCCTGATGGTAGCTGGCGGCCGCCTTGCCGGCGAAGATCTTCACCCGCGGCACCCAGCTTGCCATCGGCTGCGCCCGCATCGCGTTGTACAGCGCCACCGTCTCCAGGATGTTCAGGAGCTGGCGCTTGTATTCGTGGATGCGCTTGATCTGCACGTCGAATAGCGCGGCGGGATCCACCGCCACCCCCGTCCGCTCGCGCACGATCCGCGCCAGCGCCTCCTTCGCGGTACGCCGCTGTCCGGCGAAGCGCTCCCGGAACCCGGCATCGTCGGCATAGGGGGCCAGCCGCTCCAGCTGCTCCGGATCGTCCAGCACGCCCTCGCCCAGCGCGTCGACGAGCAGCGCCGTCAGCGCCGGGTTGGCGCGCAGCAGCCAGCGGCGGAAGGTGATGCCGTTGGTCTTGTTGACGATCCGCCCGGGGTAGACGCGGTTCAGCTCGGCGAAGACCGTCTGCCGCATCAGCCCGGTGTGCAGCGCGGAGACGCCGTTGATGCGGTGCGAGCCGATGAAGGCGAGGTGCCCCATCCGCACCCGCCGGCCGTGCTGCTCGTCGATCAGCGAGACCGAGGCGAGCAGCGCATCCCCCGCCCCGTCGCGTCGCGCCTTGTCCAGGTGGCGGGCGTTGATGAGGTAGATGATCTGCATGTTGCGCGGCAACAGCCGCTCCATCAGCGAGACGGGCCAGGTCTCCAGCGCCTCCGGCAGCAGGGTGTGGTTGGTGTAGGAGAAGGTGGCGCGGGTGATGTCCCAGGCGCCTTCCCAGGCCACGCCATGCTCGTCCACCAGCAGCCGCATCAGCTCCGACACGCCGATCGCGGGATGGGTGTCGTTGAGCTGCACGGCGGCCTTCTCGGCCAGGTTGCCGACCTCGCCATACTGGCGCAGGTGGCGGCGCAGCAGGTCCTGCAGCGAGGCGGAGGCGAAGAAGTACTCCTGCCGCAGCCGCAGCTCCTGCCCCGCCGGGGTCTCGTCGCCCGGATAGAGCACGCGGGAGATGGCCTCCGCCCTCACCCGGGCCGCCTGGGCACCGACATGGTCGCCCTGGTTGAAGGCGTCGAGCTGCAGCGGGTCGACCGCGCGCGCCGACCAGAGCCGCAGCGTGTTCACCCAGGCGCCGCGCCAGCCCACCACCGGCGTGTCGTAGGCGATGGCCTTCACCACCTCGCCCGGATGCCAGGCCAGCTTCGTGCCCCCGTCGCCCGTGGGCTGGGCGGCGACATGGCCGCCGAAGCCGACGTCATAGGCGACGCCCGCGCGCTCGAACTCCCAGGGGTTGCCGAAGGAGAGCCAGTCCTCCGGCACCTCCCGCTGCTGCCCGTCCTGGATCAGCTGCCGGAACAGGCCGTTCTCGTAGCGGATGCCGTAGCCATAGGCGGGGATGCGCAGGCTCGCCATGCTCTCCATGAAGCAGGCGGCCAGACGGCCGAGGCCGCCATTGCCCAGCGCCGCGTCCGGCTCCTCCCGGAAGATCCGGTCCAGATCCACCCCCAGCCCGGCCAGTGCCTCCCGCATCGTCCCGGTCAGGCCGAGGTTGCCCAGCGCATCGGCCAGCAGCCGGCCGATCAGGAATTCCAGGGAGAGGTAGCAGACCTGCTTCTCCCCCTGCTCCACCGCCTGGGCGTTGGAGGCGCGCCAGCGGTCCACGATCCGGTCGCGCGTGGCCAGGGAGGCGGCGAGGAACCAGTCGCGCGCGCTGGCCCGCTCCGGATTCCCGCCGACCTCGTAGATCAGCTTGTCCAGGATGCAGCGGCGCAACGCCTCCGCCTCGGAGGACGCCTCCGGCGTCGTCGCGGGAGCCGGCGGTGCGGCGAGCGGAGAGTCGTCGTTCAAGCGTCCATCCTTCCGGGCTGGAATCGTCCATTCTCTCCGCGGCGACCCCGCGGATGTCCAGTCTCTTCGCGCTTCGGTTGCAGGCCGGTGAAGAATGGCCCCCCGGGCGAGGCCGCGATGCGCCCGGACCGCCACTGGGCGGGGCCGGGGGGGGAAGGCCGATAGGGAAAGCGGCGCCGGCCCCGCGTCAGGGGCCGGCGCCGCGGGCCGGGGTCAGAGCCCCGCCTGGGACACGAACTTCGGGTTCAGGTAAGCCTCGATCGCCTCCGACCCGCCTTCGGAGCCGTAGCCGCTGTCCTTGATCCCGCCGAAGGGGACCTCGGGCAGGGCAAGGCCCAGGTGGTTGATCGTCATCATCCCCGCCTCGACCTGGGACGCGATGGCCTGGGCCGTCTTCGCCGAGCGGGTGAAGGCGTAGGAGGCGAGGCCGAAGGGCAGGCGGTTCGCCTCCTCCACCACCTCGTCGAAGTCGCGGAAGGGGACCATCAGCGCCATCGGGCCGAAGGGCTCCTCGTTCATCACGCGCATCTGGCGGGTGACGTTTGTCACCACCGTGGGGGCGAAGAAGTAGCCCTTGTTGCCGATGCGCTCGCCGCCGGTGCGGACCTCCGCGCCCTTCTGCCGGGCGTCGCCCAGCAGCGCCTCCATGGCGGGGATGCGGCGGTCGTTGGCGAGCGGGCCCATCGTCACCCCCTCCTCCAGCCCGTTGCCGACCTTCACCTGCTTCGCCGCGGCGACGAAGCCGTCCACGAACCGGTCGAACACCTTCTCCTGCACCAGGAAGCGCGTGGGCGAGACGCAGACCTGCCCGGCATTGCGGAACTTGGAGCCGGCCAGGATGCGGCTCGCCGCCTCCACATCCGCGTCGTCGAAGACGATGGCGGGCGCGTGGCCGCCCAGCTCCATGGTGACGCGCTTCATGTGCTCGCCGGCCAGGGCGGCCAGCTTCTTGCCCACGGGGGTGGAGCCGGTGAAGGTTACCTTGCGGATCACCGGATGCGGGATGAGGTATTCCGAGATCTCCGCCGGCACGCCGTAGACGAGGTTCACCACCCCCGCCGGCACGCCCGCCTCGACGAAGGCGCGGAGCAGCTCGGCGGGCGAGGCCGGCGTCTCCTCCGGCGCCTTGACGATGATGGAGCAGCCCGCGGCCAACGCCGCCGACAGCTTGCGCACCACCTGGTTGATCGGGAAGTTCCATGGGGTGAAGGCGGCGACGGGGCCGACCGGCTCCTTCACCACCAGCTGGTACACCCCCTCGGCCCGCGCCGGGATCACGCGGCCGTAGGCGCGGCGGGCTTCCTCGGCGAACCAGTCGATGACGTCCGCGCCGGCCAGCACCTCCATCTTCGCCTCGGGCAGCGGCTTGCCCTGCTCCAGCGTCAGCAGCCTGGCGATGGCATCCGCCCGGCCGCGCAGGATGTCGGCGGCCTTGCGCATCAGCTTGGAACGGTCGAAGGCCGAGACCTTGCGCCAGGTGGCGAAGCCCTTCTCAGCCGCCGCCAGCGCCTCGTCCAGGTCGCCGCGGCCGGCATGCGCGACGGTGCCGATCACCTCCTCGGTGGCCGGGTTCAGCACGGGGATGGTCTTGCCGCCCGAGGCCGCGCGCCACTGGCCGTCGATCAGAAGCTGGACGTCTGGGTACATGCTGCTCTCCGCTGTCGCCAGCCGGGCACGCGGCCCGGCCACAGGCACGACCGGCACCCGCCGGCACCGGGCTGGCCGGTCCGGCACCGGCCGCGATGGCCGGCGCTGCTCCCGGAAAGATAGGACGGGCGGGCGGCCGCGTCAGGATGGGCAACCGGCTACCGCCCGCCAGGGGCGGTAGCCGGGGCCGGCATCAGACGTCGAAGAAGACCGTCTCGCTCTCGCCCTGCAGGCGGATGTCGAAGGTATAGACCACCTTGCCGTCCCGCTCGCTGCGCTGGGCGATCAGCGTGTCGCGCCGGATCGAAGGCTCGATCATGCTCAGCACCGGGTCCTCGGCATTCGCCTCCGTCTCGTCGGAGAAGTAGAGGCGGGTGGAGAGGCCGATGTTGATCCCGCGCGCGACGATCCACAGGCTGATGTGCGGGGCCATGAGCTTGCGCCCGCGGCGGCCGGGCACGCGGCCGGGCTTGATCGTCTCGAAGCGGTAGAGCCCCGTGGCGAAGTCGGTGCCGGTGCGGCCCCAGCCGCGGAAGGCGGGGTCGGCCTCCGCCGCGCGCGGGTCGGCCGGGTGGCT contains:
- a CDS encoding IS701 family transposase, with protein sequence MLCLPTRFAAVILSFAPLFFQRSWRCAEVLLIGTILAPGKRTVTSLLRVTGLARERRFVNYHRVLSRAAWSSQAASRLLLSHLIEAFAPRGPVVLGIDDTIERRRGKRISAMGICRDPVHSSHGHFVKASGLRWISLMLLAPIPWAGRVWALPFLTALAPSERYCRVRGLRHKKLTDWARQLVVQARRWLPGRDIVVVGDSGFAALELLASLTRHKVTGITRLRLDAALYDPAPPRLPGTNG
- a CDS encoding glycogen/starch/alpha-glucan phosphorylase; protein product: MNDDSPLAAPPAPATTPEASSEAEALRRCILDKLIYEVGGNPERASARDWFLAASLATRDRIVDRWRASNAQAVEQGEKQVCYLSLEFLIGRLLADALGNLGLTGTMREALAGLGVDLDRIFREEPDAALGNGGLGRLAACFMESMASLRIPAYGYGIRYENGLFRQLIQDGQQREVPEDWLSFGNPWEFERAGVAYDVGFGGHVAAQPTGDGGTKLAWHPGEVVKAIAYDTPVVGWRGAWVNTLRLWSARAVDPLQLDAFNQGDHVGAQAARVRAEAISRVLYPGDETPAGQELRLRQEYFFASASLQDLLRRHLRQYGEVGNLAEKAAVQLNDTHPAIGVSELMRLLVDEHGVAWEGAWDITRATFSYTNHTLLPEALETWPVSLMERLLPRNMQIIYLINARHLDKARRDGAGDALLASVSLIDEQHGRRVRMGHLAFIGSHRINGVSALHTGLMRQTVFAELNRVYPGRIVNKTNGITFRRWLLRANPALTALLVDALGEGVLDDPEQLERLAPYADDAGFRERFAGQRRTAKEALARIVRERTGVAVDPAALFDVQIKRIHEYKRQLLNILETVALYNAMRAQPMASWVPRVKIFAGKAAASYHQAKLIIRLANDVARVINSDPTVRGLLKVAFLPNYNVSLAESIIPAADLSEQISTAGMEASGTGNMKFALNGALTIGTLDGANVEILERVGQENIFIFGLTAAEAGERRRKGFDARAAVAASPALEGVLDAVASGVFSPEEPARYRGLVAGLLDHDSFLVTADFDAYYAAQREVAARWTNPAAWWRSAVLNTSHVAWFSSDRTIREYAEDVWGLPPR
- a CDS encoding NAD-dependent succinate-semialdehyde dehydrogenase, with translation MYPDVQLLIDGQWRAASGGKTIPVLNPATEEVIGTVAHAGRGDLDEALAAAEKGFATWRKVSAFDRSKLMRKAADILRGRADAIARLLTLEQGKPLPEAKMEVLAGADVIDWFAEEARRAYGRVIPARAEGVYQLVVKEPVGPVAAFTPWNFPINQVVRKLSAALAAGCSIIVKAPEETPASPAELLRAFVEAGVPAGVVNLVYGVPAEISEYLIPHPVIRKVTFTGSTPVGKKLAALAGEHMKRVTMELGGHAPAIVFDDADVEAASRILAGSKFRNAGQVCVSPTRFLVQEKVFDRFVDGFVAAAKQVKVGNGLEEGVTMGPLANDRRIPAMEALLGDARQKGAEVRTGGERIGNKGYFFAPTVVTNVTRQMRVMNEEPFGPMALMVPFRDFDEVVEEANRLPFGLASYAFTRSAKTAQAIASQVEAGMMTINHLGLALPEVPFGGIKDSGYGSEGGSEAIEAYLNPKFVSQAGL
- the pcaG gene encoding protocatechuate 3,4-dioxygenase subunit alpha, whose amino-acid sequence is MLQALNYLGETPSQTAGPYVHIGLIPHQAGFDIFENNLGQEMLTPEVKGERITIEGRVLDGIGSSCKDILLEIWQADAEGRFSHPADPRAAEADPAFRGWGRTGTDFATGLYRFETIKPGRVPGRRGRKLMAPHISLWIVARGINIGLSTRLYFSDETEANAEDPVLSMIEPSIRRDTLIAQRSERDGKVVYTFDIRLQGESETVFFDV